Proteins encoded in a region of the Dreissena polymorpha isolate Duluth1 chromosome 6, UMN_Dpol_1.0, whole genome shotgun sequence genome:
- the LOC127835574 gene encoding uncharacterized protein LOC127835574 → MYDRLLGNLLDKTALENSPQYSKRYLDRLSSGFMRKKRSTIQDNLSSVVNSIPTQHLNIQNENNGDEDSDKNTTRQVQSETSAGSDYNKRGFDRLNAGFVKRPFDTLNSGFVKRPFDRLSSGFVKRPFDRLTSGFVKRPMNSVIDEPLQMNVDDEKRGFDRLNYGFVKRPFDRLNSGFVKKDDETFDNGDVISEKRYFARLNMGFIKRNDILSGTDTASRVDDKRGFDRLTSGFVKKEDMLEDTEDVSGLTIENKRYFDRLTNGFVKKNDNFNIGSDEYETDMNRQRFNRISNGFVKRPQENTNSSDDHKEDKRYFDRLNSGFIK, encoded by the coding sequence ATGTACGACAGGCTGTTGGGAAATCTACTTGACAAGACAGCACTTGAGAACTCGCCTCAATACAGTAAACGTTATTTAGACAGACTTTCGTCGGGATTTATGCGCAAGAAACGCTCAACAATCCAAGACAATCTGTCGTCTGTTGTTAATAGTATACCCACTCAACACCTTAATATTCAGAATGAAAACAATGGTGATGAAGATTCGGATAAGAACACGACACGTCAAGTACAAAGCGAAACCAGCGCGGGCTCTGATTACAACAAGCGAGGTTTTGACAGACTGAATGCTGGGTTTGTGAAGCGCCCATTTGACACACTAAACTCTGGCTTTGTGAAACGTCCGTTCGACCGATTAAGCTCTGGATTTGTGAAGCGCCCGTTCGATAGACTAACATCTGGGTTTGTAAAACGTCCTATGAATAGCGTAATTGATGAGCCACTTCAGATGAATGTAGATGATGAAAAGCGTGGGTTTGACAGGTTAAACTATGGCTTTGTGAAACGACCTTTTGACAGACTCAATTCTGGATTTGTCAAAAAGGACGACGAAACTTTTGATAACGGCGATGTAATCAGTGAGAAAAGGTACTTCGCCAGATTGAATATGGGGTTTATCAAACGCAATGACATACTGTCAGGAACTGATACAGCTTCCCGAGTTGATGATAaacgtggatttgacagattaaCCAGCGGTTTCGTCAAGAAAGAGGACATGCTTGAAGATACGGAAGACGTAAGCGGTcttacaattgaaaacaaacgGTACTTTGACCGTTTAACAAACGGGTTTGTTAAGAAGAACGACAATTTTAATATTGGAAGCGATGAATACGAAACCGATATGAACAGGCAACGATTCAACAGGATATCCAATGGCTTCGTCAAACGTCCGCAAGAAAACACCAACAGCTCAGACGACCACAAAGAAGACAAAAGATACTTTGACAGATTGAATTCAGGCTTCATTAAATGA